In Thermodesulfobacteriota bacterium, the genomic window GGTCGCGAAGCTCCAAATAATAACCCTCCATCGGGTAACCTGAAGAGCCGGGGCGTTGATCCTCAGGGTCTTTCCAGAGTACCATACCCATCTCCGTAGACCCGTAGCCATCGATGATCCGGACTCCGAATCTGTCCTGGAATTCCTCGAGATTACGCGGTGCCGGTCCAGATAGCATGATACGAATTTTGTGCTTCCTGTCCCATTCGCTGGGGGGGGATGCCCATAGATACTCGGCTACTGCACCCAGCATGTTTGCACAAGTGGCACCGCATTCAGAAGCCCACTTCCAGAAGCTCGAAGCTGAAAAACGTGGATAAAAAACCGCCGTAGCACCAGCTCCAATCGAGGTAAAAAGACACATGACCTGAGCATTGGCATGGCCAAGGGTGAGGACGCTCATGAGAACATCTCCGCTGCGGACACCTTGCTGTTGAATATAACCTCGTACCGTTAAAATCACACCCCCGTGGCTTCTTATAACCCCTTTAGGCATTCCGGTGGTGCCCGATGTAAACATACAGCGTTCCATATCGGCGATAGATACGTCTATACCCGGATTATCCGACGAAAAATCCAGGAAGTTTTCAAAGGGTAGGGTTTCGATGCCGCCGATATTTTCAGGAACTAGGTCCGGCTCTCCGGTGACGAAAATGGTTTTTAGATTTGTTAAATCCTTAGCTACATCCTGGACGAGCGGAATACTATCAGAATCAATAATCAGAGCGACCATCTCTGAATGATTAATGATATAAGCTAAACGCTCCCCCTTTTCGTCTTTGTTGATAGGAACCTGCACACCCCCTGCCTTATGGATGGCGATGATCGAGATAACGTACTCGGCGCAGTTGAGCATGTATATGCCCACTCTGTCTCCCTTCTTCACACCAAACTTCCGCCCAAGACCGTTGG contains:
- a CDS encoding AMP-binding protein, with product MRLLFKPRDPKYVGEGTLPFGTFDDTKGWLPITRYLEKGAEMFPDKPMFRVADRDGNLANNYSYKETNQWTNRVANGLGRKFGVKKGDRVGIYMLNCAEYVISIIAIHKAGGVQVPINKDEKGERLAYIINHSEMVALIIDSDSIPLVQDVAKDLTNLKTIFVTGEPDLVPENIGGIETLPFENFLDFSSDNPGIDVSIADMERCMFTSGTTGMPKGVIRSHGGVILTVRGYIQQQGVRSGDVLMSVLTLGHANAQVMCLFTSIGAGATAVFYPRFSASSFWKWASECGATCANMLGAVAEYLWASPPSEWDRKHKIRIMLSGPAPRNLEEFQDRFGVRIIDGYGSTEMGMVLWKDPEDQRPGSSGYPMEGYYLELRDPENTSKVIRPFWDPFENPTPPDEAKGLLFIKPLIPHTTLNEYFKEPRRTREAFDDDGFFNSDDILAQGIDGRFYFQGRHSRIRVSGENVDPIAVQDVAMRYLAVQEAIAVGIRLPNVSDDEIKLNITLKPEGSFEPVEFCKWMAEQAPVFMIPRFIEIYPDGFPVTATQKVKMAELKEITEKTWDRSKTGLKFSARK